A DNA window from Phaenicophaeus curvirostris isolate KB17595 chromosome 11, BPBGC_Pcur_1.0, whole genome shotgun sequence contains the following coding sequences:
- the TASOR gene encoding protein TASOR isoform X1: MERHPRTEKPSAGPGGAESGGAAEDAAQNGGRCEGEEAPPGAAAHDRAPPSLGIPGGGSAAPQQQQPPPGRVSRGPPPLSKPPEDLPVRRNFQIPRKSGEKKALFQPVAVGSREFEDIVKILHSSYLEPNSVAHFNYKRASLVHSELLEKEFTEKRRELKSEGRLEKELSETYAFLMVDRPQIQSICEKGLQVGHSKITILGSPSMGVYVSRYADLLQPNPLEAGATGDVIVFKIIKGKMKSIYDHIGMKAMESTVKSALDPTPKHECHVSKNAYKVTSLLAYRAFELTQYYFYEYGFDEIRRRPRHVCPYAVVSFTYKDEMVQVPKFLPPSRSNSFNTGRSADKPTCTLWRGQLWNKGKLLCHVSLKSAARPFLPCKLPEKLEVENVVSIDQLKKKISPALFYKETYLGAKEVLKNGMYCSLYEVVEKSRSGSHLEGLLQKLEKEKLVLVKPLLDRGFLFLLSPLQMTTPYDHQTGRPRMLHALFLFPEPRGVMSSTAQKSVPFGTNKNSTTSMLHGNQEIVPEFTKFIQALHFALIQSRKDGSADYNAVVEKYINEYFRRSCSGSGKYREFVLYRYESRLDEKKFLYSAPKNKSHIDGSLQNYIFGCEAYQLPVSRAKELIEGNRKQQQFSPISDYEAAEEDFDFANTKSRKRMRAKYETTAAKQKLPHSGDYDPDRLKVLINLIQCRKKNVGGDSDSEDVRNKIGVKRKLEKQSESLRKYLKMSESSENSCQYEGGRTSDSPHSVFSVNTGLGGHDTDLQQQDVSDPAVTDTHGLIKLILETLASAGHLDSSLAQSLNQALGLSTDEIEEDMRQKYEYESIPAQDKDDHELPNTAQAENVNFKDPQSPVILETDAACLPYPVDVDLRLSANEVGLEHTLSLKEASTGSVSSFEDYSPCPSTPIEHVYRRQHSNSNNTGEAGMHWKLIPITGLKSPEEPPVCLPPKDAFPNDPRVINRQRSSDYQFPYSPFSDTQKGTAEDGLYTRQVEELEDQCELADQAFTTKHSISAITEATLLEEYNLFVRKIQEVLQQKNITYVSGVSAPVLCAQERIMRLSEYIRLQASEISVQEYTETLSEKLNSVILSSSCIRHTLSTYSSPESAEAVSSTALNPPLDTLLSCRDSDTTLLPEPLCNNMVEDPDSNEPRLSSLQLVKEEIDHVSVKTEDMLTSDQTSSSSDLMEPPEKTQKSPENLSISTQPAFSDFISQIKPEVFNSLFEIIKDVQKNTVKFYIHEEEESILCREIKEYLTKLGNTECHPEQFLKRRAALDKLLIIIQNEDIANLIHKIPGLVTLKRLSCVSFAGVDSLDDVKNHTYNDLFVSGGFVVSDESVLKPESITTDKLKQFLTFLEDLSTPDGKWQCKVHCKIQKKLKELGRMNANALSLLTLLNTYQKKHLVEILSYHNCDSQTRNAPELDCLIRLQAQNIQQRHVVFLTEKNLKTLSSYVDNGIVVASVDDFMQNFKSLVGYHNSVTKENSLPPSDAQRRQSVLVENNEEDEEDMSLDSGDETSRIEICSDASKYNSHLEALQTEAVGSQGADTQEGCPSLTELSSEAQMGLMEKTSKSDLEDLQPITPASTTCSAEGENHGSVEQAPFSNFQVHSRQLNMSHQFSHFNVLTHQTFLGTTYPISSAAQNQEGGNYFLSAYSQSMDTEK; the protein is encoded by the exons ATGGAGCGGCATCCGCGGACGGAGAAGCCGAGCGCGGGCCCTGGCGGGGCGGAGAGCGGCGGGGCCGCCGAGGACGCCGCGCAAAATGGCGGCCGCTGCGAGGGCGAGGAGGCGCCGCCGGGGGCCGCCGCCCACGACAGGGCCCCCCCGAGCCTCGGCATCCCCGGCGGCGGCTCGGCGgcgccccagcagcagcagccgccgccCGGCCGCGTGTCCAGGGGGCCGCCCCCTCTCTCTAAGCCCCCCGAAGACCTGCCCGTTAGGAGGAACTTTCAGATCCCCAGGAAGAGCGGAGAAAAGAAAG cACTCTTTCAGCCGGTAGCTGTGGGCTCTCGAGAATTTGAGGACATTGTGAAGATTCTGCATTCATCTTACTTGGAACCAAATTCAGTGGCCCATTTTAATTACAAGAGAGCCAGCTTAGTTCATAGTGAACTATTGGAAAAGGAA TTCACAGAAAAACGTAGAGAGCTGAAATCTGAGGGTCGCCTAGAAAAAGAGCTTTCTGAAACCTATGCGTTTCTGATGGTTGATCGACCTCAG ATCCAGAGCATATGTGAaaaggggctgcaggtgggCCACTCCAAAATAACAATTCTGGGCAGCCCTTCCATGG GTGTGTATGTCTCTAGGTATGCTGATTTGTTGCAGCCTAATCCTCTAGAAGCTGGCGCAACTGGAGATGTGAtcgtttttaaaataataaag ggaaaaatgaaaagcatataTGACCACATTGGTATGAAAGCAATGGAATCAACGGTGAAGAGTGCATTAGATCCAACACCAAAGCATGAGTGTCATGTTTCAAAGAATGCATATAAAGTAACTTCGTTGTTGGCTTATCGAGCCTTTGAACTTACCCAG TACTATTTTTATGAATATGGCTTTGATGAGATAAGGCGAAGACCAAGACATGTCTGTCCTTATGCTGTGGTTTCATTTACTTACAAAGATGAAATGGTGCAAGTACCAAAATTCTTGCCTCCATCAAG GTCAAACAGCTTCAACACAGGTAGAAGTGCAG ATAAACCTACCTGTACATTATGGAGAGGACAGCTTTGGAATAAAGGCAAACTTTTGTGCCATGTTTCCTTGAAATCAGCAGCACGTCCTTTCCTTCCATGTAAGCT TCCCGAGAAGCTTGAGGTTGAAAACGTTGTGAGCATTGAtcagttgaagaaaaaaatttcaccaGCGTTGTTCTATAAAGAAACCTATCTAGGAGCAAAAGAAG TGTTGAAGAACGGCATGTACTGTAGCCTTTATGAAGTTGTGGAGAAGTCCCGTTCTGGTAGTCACTTGGAGGGTTTACTTCAAAAACTAGAGAAAGAGAAACTT GTCCTTGTCAAACCACTTCTGGAcagaggatttctttttcttctgtctccctTACAAATGACAACCCCTTATG ACCATCAAACTGGACGGCCCCGCATGCTACATGCGTTGTTTCTGTTTCCAGAACCTAGAGGTGTAATGAGCTCAA CAGCACAAAAAAGTGTTCCATTTGgaacaaataaaaattcaacCACTTCGATGTTGCACGGAAATCAGGAAATCGTTCCAGAATTCACAAAGTTTATTCAGGCTCTACATTTTGCTTTAATCCAGTCTCGTAAAGACGGTTCTGCAGATTACAATGCTGTTGTGGAAAAGTACATAAATGAATACTTTAGAAGAAGCTGTAGTGGCTCTGGAAAATACAGAGAATTTGTATTGTATCGGTATGAATCACGgttggatgaaaaaaaatttctttattctgcTCCAAAAAACAAATCTCACATTGACGGCTCCTTGCAAAACTATATTTTTGGTTGTGAGGCATATCAACTCCCTGTTTCAAGAGCTAAGGAACTGATTGAAGGAAATCGGAAACAGCAGCAGTTCAGTCCCATCTCAGATTATGAAGCCGCAGAAGAAGACTTTGATTTTGCCAACacgaaaagcaggaaaagaatgcGTGCAAAGTATGAAACCACTGCTGCCAAGCAAAAACTGCCTCATTCTGGAGATTACGATCCTGACAGACTCAAAGTCCTTATTAACTTAATccaatgcaggaaaaaaaatgtaggtgGCGATTCTGATTCTGAAGATGTTAGAAATAAAATTGGTGTGAAAAGAAAGTTGGAAAAACAGTCTGAAAGTTTGCGGAAGTACTTAAAAATGAGTGAATCTTCAGAGAATAGTTGTCAGTATGAAg GGGGCAGAACCTCGGATTCGCCACACAGTGTTTTCTCAGTTAATACTGGTCTTGGTGGACATGATACTGACTTGCAGCAGCAAGATGTATCCGACCCTGCTGTTACTGACACACATGGCCTCATTAAACTGATTTTAGAAACACTAGCTAGTGCAGGACACTTGGATTCATCGTTGGCGCAGTCTTTaaatcaagctttaggattaaGCACTGATGAAATTGAAGAGGATATGAGacaaaaatatgaatatgaatCCATTCCAGCACAGGACAAAGATGATCATGAGCTTCCTAATACTGCTCAGGCTGAAAATGTTAACTTTAAGGACCCACAGAGCCCAGTGATACTGGAAACTGATGCAGCATGCCTGCCCTACCCAGTCGATGTTGATCTACGACTTTCAGCTAACGAAGTAGGCCTGGAACACACGCTAAGTTTAAAA gaagcaAGTACTGGAAGTGTAAGTAGTTTTGAAGACTACAGTCCCTGTCCTAGTACACCTATAGAACACGTTTATCGCAGGCAAcattccaactcaaacaatACAGGAGAAGCTGGAATGCACTGGAAACTTATTCCAATTACAG GTCTGAAATCACCTGAAGAACCACCAGTGTGTTTACCGCCAAAGGATGCCTTTCCTAATGACCCCCGGGTAATAAATAGACAGAGAAGTTCTGATTATCAGTTTCCATACTCGCCATTTTCGGACACACAAAAAGGGACAGCAGAAGATGGACTTTATACAAGACAAGTGGAGGAACTTGAAGATCAATGTGAGCTGGCAGATCAGGCTTTTACAACTAAGCATTCCATTAGTGCAATAACAGAGGCTACACTCTTAGAAGAATATAATCTCTTTGTGAGAAAGATTCAGGAAGTCTTGCAACAAAAGAATATCACTTATGTTAGTGGCGTGTCTGCACCAGTTCTCTGTGCCCAAGAGAGGATAATGAGACTTTCTGAATACATCCGTTTACAGGCGTCAGAGATTTCTGTCCAAGAATACACAGAGACACTAAGTGAAAAGTTGAATAGTGTTATTTTGTCATCTTCGTGCATTAGGCATACGCTGTCAACTTATTCTAGTCCTGAATCGGCAGAAGCAGTCAGTAGCACTGCCCTGAATCCCCCACTGGACACGTTACTTTCTTGCAGGGACTCTGACACGACACTGTTACCAGAGCCGTTGTGTAATAACATGGTAGAAGATCCAGATTCTAATGAGCCGCGTTTGTCTAGCTTGCAGTTAGTGAAGGAGGAAATCGATCATGTCAGTGTTAAAACAGAGGATATGTTGACATCTGATCAGACCTCTTCCAGCAGCGATCTGATGGAGCCAccagaaaagacacagaaatcCCCAGAGAACTTAAGCATTTCAACCCAACCAgccttttctgattttataaGCCAGATAAAACCTGAAGTATTTAACAGTTTGTTTGAAATTATTAAAGATGTACAGAAAAACACTGTGAAATTTTATATTCatgaagaggaggaaagcaTTCTCTGCAGAGAAATTAAG GAGTATCTCACAAAGTTGGGTAATACCGAGTGCCATCCAGAACAGTTCCTTAAAAGAAGAGCTGCTTTAGATAAACTATTGATAATTATCCAAAATGAAGACATCGCCAACCTCATCCATAAg ATACCTGGCTTAGTGACTCTCAAGAGGCTTTCTTGTGTCAGTTTTGCCGGTGTCGATAGTTTGGATGATGTGAAAAATCACACATACAATGACTTGTTTGTGTCTGGTGGGTTTGTTGTGTCAGACGAATCTGTCCTTAAGCCAGAGTCCATCACTACAG ATAAACTAAAACAGTTCTTAACGTTTCTGGAGGATCTCAGCACCCCAGATGGGAAATGGCAGTGCAAAGTCCACTGCAAAATCCAGAAAaaactgaaagagctggggCG AATGAATGCCAATGCCCTGAGTCTGCTGACCCTTCTGAACACCTACCAGAAGAAGCATTTGGTTGAGATTCTGTCGTACCATAACTGTGATTCTCAAACTCGAAATGCTCCAGAATTAGACTGTCTTATCAGGCTTCAGGCCCAAAACATACAGCAGAGACACGTTGTCTTCTTAACAG AAAAGAATCTCAAAACGCTGTCAAGTTATGTTGATAACGGAATAGTGGTTGCTAGTGTTGATGACTTcatgcagaattttaaaagtcttGTTGGATATCACAATTCAGTTACTAAAGAAAACAGCCTTCCTCCCTCTGATGCGCAAAGACGACAATCAG ttctAGTAGAAAACAatgaagaggatgaggaggacaTGTCTCTGGATTCAGGGGATGAAACATCACGAATAGAAATCTGCAGTGATGCCTCTAAGTACAATTCTCATTTGGAAGCTTTGCAGACAGAGGCCGTGGGCTCACAGGGAGCAGACACACAAGAAGGCTGCCCCTCCCTTACAGAGTTATCCTCTGAAGCGCAAATGGGCTTGATGGAAAAGACTTCCAAAAGTGACTTGGAAGATTTACAACCAATTACTCCAGCTTCTACAACCTGCTCTGCTGAAGGAGAAAACCACGGTTCTGTTGaacaagctcctttcagtaaCTTCCAAGTTCATAGCAGACAATTAAACATGTCCCATCAGTTCAGTCACTTTAACGTACTCACTCATCAGACTTTTCTGGGAACAACATACCCAATTTCTTCTGCAGCTCAAAACCAAGAAGGGGgcaattattttctctctgcttaCAGTCAGAGCATGGACACAGAGAAGTAA
- the TASOR gene encoding protein TASOR isoform X2: MERHPRTEKPSAGPGGAESGGAAEDAAQNGGRCEGEEAPPGAAAHDRAPPSLGIPGGGSAAPQQQQPPPGRVSRGPPPLSKPPEDLPVRRNFQIPRKSGEKKALFQPVAVGSREFEDIVKILHSSYLEPNSVAHFNYKRASLVHSELLEKEFTEKRRELKSEGRLEKELSETYAFLMVDRPQIQSICEKGLQVGHSKITILGSPSMGVYVSRYADLLQPNPLEAGATGDVIVFKIIKGKMKSIYDHIGMKAMESTVKSALDPTPKHECHVSKNAYKVTSLLAYRAFELTQYYFYEYGFDEIRRRPRHVCPYAVVSFTYKDEMVQVPKFLPPSRSNSFNTGRSADKPTCTLWRGQLWNKGKLLCHVSLKSAARPFLPCKLPEKLEVENVVSIDQLKKKISPALFYKETYLGAKEVLKNGMYCSLYEVVEKSRSGSHLEGLLQKLEKEKLVLVKPLLDRGFLFLLSPLQMTTPYDHQTGRPRMLHALFLFPEPRGVMSSTAQKSVPFGTNKNSTTSMLHGNQEIVPEFTKFIQALHFALIQSRKDGSADYNAVVEKYINEYFRRSCSGSGKYREFVLYRYESRLDEKKFLYSAPKNKSHIDGSLQNYIFGCEAYQLPVSRAKELIEGNRKQQQFSPISDYEAAEEDFDFANTKSRKRMRAKYETTAAKQKLPHSGDYDPDRLKVLINLIQCRKKNVGGDSDSEDVRNKIGVKRKLEKQSESLRKYLKMSESSENSCQYEGGRTSDSPHSVFSVNTGLGGHDTDLQQQDVSDPAVTDTHGLIKLILETLASAGHLDSSLAQSLNQALGLSTDEIEEDMRQKYEYESIPAQDKDDHELPNTAQAENVNFKDPQSPVILETDAACLPYPVDVDLRLSANEVGLEHTLSLKEASTGSVSSFEDYSPCPSTPIEHVYRRQHSNSNNTGEAGMHWKLIPITGLKSPEEPPVCLPPKDAFPNDPRVINRQRSSDYQFPYSPFSDTQKGTAEDGLYTRQVEELEDQCELADQAFTTKHSISAITEATLLEEYNLFVRKIQEVLQQKNITYVSGVSAPVLCAQERIMRLSEYIRLQASEISVQEYTETLSEKLNSVILSSSCIRHTLSTYSSPESAEAVSSTALNPPLDTLLSCRDSDTTLLPEPLCNNMVEDPDSNEPRLSSLQLVKEEIDHVSVKTEDMLTSDQTSSSSDLMEPPEKTQKSPENLSISTQPAFSDFISQIKPEVFNSLFEIIKDVQKNTVKFYIHEEEESILCREIKEYLTKLGNTECHPEQFLKRRAALDKLLIIIQNEDIANLIHKIPGLVTLKRLSCVSFAGVDSLDDVKNHTYNDLFVSGGFVVSDESVLKPESITTDKLKQFLTFLEDLSTPDGKWQCKVHCKIQKKLKELGRMNANALSLLTLLNTYQKKHLVEILSYHNCDSQTRNAPELDCLIRLQAQNIQQRHVVFLTEKNLKTLSSYVDNGIVVASVDDFMQNFKSLVGYHNSVTKENSLPPSDAQRRQSDAGLTLTPLELGVGVSQH, from the exons ATGGAGCGGCATCCGCGGACGGAGAAGCCGAGCGCGGGCCCTGGCGGGGCGGAGAGCGGCGGGGCCGCCGAGGACGCCGCGCAAAATGGCGGCCGCTGCGAGGGCGAGGAGGCGCCGCCGGGGGCCGCCGCCCACGACAGGGCCCCCCCGAGCCTCGGCATCCCCGGCGGCGGCTCGGCGgcgccccagcagcagcagccgccgccCGGCCGCGTGTCCAGGGGGCCGCCCCCTCTCTCTAAGCCCCCCGAAGACCTGCCCGTTAGGAGGAACTTTCAGATCCCCAGGAAGAGCGGAGAAAAGAAAG cACTCTTTCAGCCGGTAGCTGTGGGCTCTCGAGAATTTGAGGACATTGTGAAGATTCTGCATTCATCTTACTTGGAACCAAATTCAGTGGCCCATTTTAATTACAAGAGAGCCAGCTTAGTTCATAGTGAACTATTGGAAAAGGAA TTCACAGAAAAACGTAGAGAGCTGAAATCTGAGGGTCGCCTAGAAAAAGAGCTTTCTGAAACCTATGCGTTTCTGATGGTTGATCGACCTCAG ATCCAGAGCATATGTGAaaaggggctgcaggtgggCCACTCCAAAATAACAATTCTGGGCAGCCCTTCCATGG GTGTGTATGTCTCTAGGTATGCTGATTTGTTGCAGCCTAATCCTCTAGAAGCTGGCGCAACTGGAGATGTGAtcgtttttaaaataataaag ggaaaaatgaaaagcatataTGACCACATTGGTATGAAAGCAATGGAATCAACGGTGAAGAGTGCATTAGATCCAACACCAAAGCATGAGTGTCATGTTTCAAAGAATGCATATAAAGTAACTTCGTTGTTGGCTTATCGAGCCTTTGAACTTACCCAG TACTATTTTTATGAATATGGCTTTGATGAGATAAGGCGAAGACCAAGACATGTCTGTCCTTATGCTGTGGTTTCATTTACTTACAAAGATGAAATGGTGCAAGTACCAAAATTCTTGCCTCCATCAAG GTCAAACAGCTTCAACACAGGTAGAAGTGCAG ATAAACCTACCTGTACATTATGGAGAGGACAGCTTTGGAATAAAGGCAAACTTTTGTGCCATGTTTCCTTGAAATCAGCAGCACGTCCTTTCCTTCCATGTAAGCT TCCCGAGAAGCTTGAGGTTGAAAACGTTGTGAGCATTGAtcagttgaagaaaaaaatttcaccaGCGTTGTTCTATAAAGAAACCTATCTAGGAGCAAAAGAAG TGTTGAAGAACGGCATGTACTGTAGCCTTTATGAAGTTGTGGAGAAGTCCCGTTCTGGTAGTCACTTGGAGGGTTTACTTCAAAAACTAGAGAAAGAGAAACTT GTCCTTGTCAAACCACTTCTGGAcagaggatttctttttcttctgtctccctTACAAATGACAACCCCTTATG ACCATCAAACTGGACGGCCCCGCATGCTACATGCGTTGTTTCTGTTTCCAGAACCTAGAGGTGTAATGAGCTCAA CAGCACAAAAAAGTGTTCCATTTGgaacaaataaaaattcaacCACTTCGATGTTGCACGGAAATCAGGAAATCGTTCCAGAATTCACAAAGTTTATTCAGGCTCTACATTTTGCTTTAATCCAGTCTCGTAAAGACGGTTCTGCAGATTACAATGCTGTTGTGGAAAAGTACATAAATGAATACTTTAGAAGAAGCTGTAGTGGCTCTGGAAAATACAGAGAATTTGTATTGTATCGGTATGAATCACGgttggatgaaaaaaaatttctttattctgcTCCAAAAAACAAATCTCACATTGACGGCTCCTTGCAAAACTATATTTTTGGTTGTGAGGCATATCAACTCCCTGTTTCAAGAGCTAAGGAACTGATTGAAGGAAATCGGAAACAGCAGCAGTTCAGTCCCATCTCAGATTATGAAGCCGCAGAAGAAGACTTTGATTTTGCCAACacgaaaagcaggaaaagaatgcGTGCAAAGTATGAAACCACTGCTGCCAAGCAAAAACTGCCTCATTCTGGAGATTACGATCCTGACAGACTCAAAGTCCTTATTAACTTAATccaatgcaggaaaaaaaatgtaggtgGCGATTCTGATTCTGAAGATGTTAGAAATAAAATTGGTGTGAAAAGAAAGTTGGAAAAACAGTCTGAAAGTTTGCGGAAGTACTTAAAAATGAGTGAATCTTCAGAGAATAGTTGTCAGTATGAAg GGGGCAGAACCTCGGATTCGCCACACAGTGTTTTCTCAGTTAATACTGGTCTTGGTGGACATGATACTGACTTGCAGCAGCAAGATGTATCCGACCCTGCTGTTACTGACACACATGGCCTCATTAAACTGATTTTAGAAACACTAGCTAGTGCAGGACACTTGGATTCATCGTTGGCGCAGTCTTTaaatcaagctttaggattaaGCACTGATGAAATTGAAGAGGATATGAGacaaaaatatgaatatgaatCCATTCCAGCACAGGACAAAGATGATCATGAGCTTCCTAATACTGCTCAGGCTGAAAATGTTAACTTTAAGGACCCACAGAGCCCAGTGATACTGGAAACTGATGCAGCATGCCTGCCCTACCCAGTCGATGTTGATCTACGACTTTCAGCTAACGAAGTAGGCCTGGAACACACGCTAAGTTTAAAA gaagcaAGTACTGGAAGTGTAAGTAGTTTTGAAGACTACAGTCCCTGTCCTAGTACACCTATAGAACACGTTTATCGCAGGCAAcattccaactcaaacaatACAGGAGAAGCTGGAATGCACTGGAAACTTATTCCAATTACAG GTCTGAAATCACCTGAAGAACCACCAGTGTGTTTACCGCCAAAGGATGCCTTTCCTAATGACCCCCGGGTAATAAATAGACAGAGAAGTTCTGATTATCAGTTTCCATACTCGCCATTTTCGGACACACAAAAAGGGACAGCAGAAGATGGACTTTATACAAGACAAGTGGAGGAACTTGAAGATCAATGTGAGCTGGCAGATCAGGCTTTTACAACTAAGCATTCCATTAGTGCAATAACAGAGGCTACACTCTTAGAAGAATATAATCTCTTTGTGAGAAAGATTCAGGAAGTCTTGCAACAAAAGAATATCACTTATGTTAGTGGCGTGTCTGCACCAGTTCTCTGTGCCCAAGAGAGGATAATGAGACTTTCTGAATACATCCGTTTACAGGCGTCAGAGATTTCTGTCCAAGAATACACAGAGACACTAAGTGAAAAGTTGAATAGTGTTATTTTGTCATCTTCGTGCATTAGGCATACGCTGTCAACTTATTCTAGTCCTGAATCGGCAGAAGCAGTCAGTAGCACTGCCCTGAATCCCCCACTGGACACGTTACTTTCTTGCAGGGACTCTGACACGACACTGTTACCAGAGCCGTTGTGTAATAACATGGTAGAAGATCCAGATTCTAATGAGCCGCGTTTGTCTAGCTTGCAGTTAGTGAAGGAGGAAATCGATCATGTCAGTGTTAAAACAGAGGATATGTTGACATCTGATCAGACCTCTTCCAGCAGCGATCTGATGGAGCCAccagaaaagacacagaaatcCCCAGAGAACTTAAGCATTTCAACCCAACCAgccttttctgattttataaGCCAGATAAAACCTGAAGTATTTAACAGTTTGTTTGAAATTATTAAAGATGTACAGAAAAACACTGTGAAATTTTATATTCatgaagaggaggaaagcaTTCTCTGCAGAGAAATTAAG GAGTATCTCACAAAGTTGGGTAATACCGAGTGCCATCCAGAACAGTTCCTTAAAAGAAGAGCTGCTTTAGATAAACTATTGATAATTATCCAAAATGAAGACATCGCCAACCTCATCCATAAg ATACCTGGCTTAGTGACTCTCAAGAGGCTTTCTTGTGTCAGTTTTGCCGGTGTCGATAGTTTGGATGATGTGAAAAATCACACATACAATGACTTGTTTGTGTCTGGTGGGTTTGTTGTGTCAGACGAATCTGTCCTTAAGCCAGAGTCCATCACTACAG ATAAACTAAAACAGTTCTTAACGTTTCTGGAGGATCTCAGCACCCCAGATGGGAAATGGCAGTGCAAAGTCCACTGCAAAATCCAGAAAaaactgaaagagctggggCG AATGAATGCCAATGCCCTGAGTCTGCTGACCCTTCTGAACACCTACCAGAAGAAGCATTTGGTTGAGATTCTGTCGTACCATAACTGTGATTCTCAAACTCGAAATGCTCCAGAATTAGACTGTCTTATCAGGCTTCAGGCCCAAAACATACAGCAGAGACACGTTGTCTTCTTAACAG AAAAGAATCTCAAAACGCTGTCAAGTTATGTTGATAACGGAATAGTGGTTGCTAGTGTTGATGACTTcatgcagaattttaaaagtcttGTTGGATATCACAATTCAGTTACTAAAGAAAACAGCCTTCCTCCCTCTGATGCGCAAAGACGACAATCAG ATGCTGGTTTGACATTAACCCCTTTGGAGCTGGGAGTTGGGGTTTCCCAACACTAA